Within the Paenibacillus pabuli genome, the region GTTTGCCTTTCTGATTGCGGCTGCGACAGGCATTGTGATTTTCATGCTGCTCATTGGCAAGATTGGCGCAGTGATTGAGGTGCTGAAGCGGCTGGCCGAAAATTCAGGCATGGAAAACATCTATCTAAAAACGGTGCTGAAAATTATTGGTATAGCATACATTGCCGAATTCGGCGCTCAGATTGTAAGGGATGCTGGGCAGGAGAGCATTGCTTCCAAAATTGAACTTGCCGGCAAGGTCCTAATCCTTGTACTCGCTATTCCGATCATCAGCATTATTATTGAAACCGTCATGAAGCTGATGCCGGTCTAGAAGGAGGCGTGCATACAGCATATGAACATCATGCAAGACAAGCAGCGATGGCGCCTTACGATCGTGCTGGTCCTGTGTTTTCTGTTTGCGATAATGGGACAGGTTGCAGCAGGCTCAGGCTCACCTTCGGATGAATGGTTGCAGCAGCAGGCCGACCAGCTTCCCAAGGATCAGGTGGAGAAATATTGGGATCAACTCATGCAGCAATACGGAGGTTTTTTTCCGGATGGGAAGACGCCTTCTTTCATGGATATGCTTGTCCCCGGTAATGAGGGATTCAGCCTGAAATCAGTGTTTGTGGCCATTGGCACCTTCATGCTGCATGAGATTTTATATAACGGCAAACTGCTCGTCACCATCGTGATGCTGAGTGTGCTGAGCATGATTTTAGAAACACTGCAGACCGCATTTGAGAAAAACAACATTAGTAAAATCGCCTACTCCATCTGTTACATGGTCATCATCGTTATTGCAATTAATAGCTTCAGCGTAGCCATTGGGTATGCCAAGGAAGCCATTGAAGGCATGGTCAACTTTATGATGGCTATGGTGCCTTTGCTTTTCACACTTTTGGCTTCCATGGGGAACATCATTACCGTTTCGGTTACGCATCCGCTGATCATTTTCATGATCCATCTGGTCAGCACGCTGATTCATATCGTGGTATTCCCGCTATTATTTTTCTCGGCTGTACTGCACCTTGTCAGTTCGATATCAGACAAATATAAGCTGACTCAGCTGGCAGACCTGCTGCGCAACATTAGCGTCGCATTACTGGGCATTCTGCTGACGATGTTTCTCGGGGTTATTTCCGTGCAAGGTGCATCCAGCTCTGTTGCAGATGGTGTAAGCCTCAAAGCAGCCAAGTATATCGCAGGCAATTTTGTTCCGATTGTGGGACGAACATTCGCAGACGCAACAGACACGGTTATTACGGCTTCCATGTTGGTCAAAAATGCCATTGGTCTGACAGGTGTCATCATCATCTTGTTTTTATGCGCGTTTCCTGCGCTCAAAATATTGACACTTGCCCTCATATACAACATTACGGGAGCTATAATGCAGCCGCTAGGAGATACGCCGATCGT harbors:
- the spoIIIAE gene encoding stage III sporulation protein AE produces the protein MQDKQRWRLTIVLVLCFLFAIMGQVAAGSGSPSDEWLQQQADQLPKDQVEKYWDQLMQQYGGFFPDGKTPSFMDMLVPGNEGFSLKSVFVAIGTFMLHEILYNGKLLVTIVMLSVLSMILETLQTAFEKNNISKIAYSICYMVIIVIAINSFSVAIGYAKEAIEGMVNFMMAMVPLLFTLLASMGNIITVSVTHPLIIFMIHLVSTLIHIVVFPLLFFSAVLHLVSSISDKYKLTQLADLLRNISVALLGILLTMFLGVISVQGASSSVADGVSLKAAKYIAGNFVPIVGRTFADATDTVITASMLVKNAIGLTGVIIILFLCAFPALKILTLALIYNITGAIMQPLGDTPIVGCLQAIGKSMIYVFAALAAVGLMFFLAITILLTAGNLTIMMR
- the spoIIIAD gene encoding stage III sporulation protein AD, whose amino-acid sequence is MEIIQVVGLALIATVLILIIKEQKPMFAFLIAAATGIVIFMLLIGKIGAVIEVLKRLAENSGMENIYLKTVLKIIGIAYIAEFGAQIVRDAGQESIASKIELAGKVLILVLAIPIISIIIETVMKLMPV